A single region of the Enterobacter cloacae complex sp. R_G8 genome encodes:
- the yedE gene encoding selenium metabolism membrane protein YedE/FdhT, producing MSWQYFKQTYLVKFWSPVPAVIAAGILSTYYFGITGTFWAVTGEFTRWGGQLLQLAGVHTEEWGYFKLIHLDGTPLTRIDGMMIIGMFGGCFAAALWANNVKLRMPKSRIRVMQAIVGGMIAGFGARLAMGCNLAAFFTGIPQFSLHAWFFAVATAIGSYFGAKFTLLPLFRIPVKMVKVSAASPLTQKPSQARRRFRLGMLVFFAMVAWALCTALNQPKLGLAMLFGVGFGLLIERAQICFTSAFRDMWITGRTMMAKAIIAGMAVSAIGIFSYVQLGVEPKIMWAGPNAVIGGLLFGFGIVLAGGCETGWMYRAVEGQVHYWWVGLGNVIGSTLLAWYWDDLSPVLATNWDKVNLLSTFGPLGGLLVTYILLLVAFLLVVAQEKRFFRRATVKPEPQENAA from the coding sequence ATGTCATGGCAATACTTCAAACAGACTTACCTGGTTAAGTTCTGGTCACCTGTACCGGCCGTCATCGCGGCGGGGATCCTTTCCACCTACTATTTCGGCATTACCGGCACCTTCTGGGCCGTGACCGGCGAGTTCACCCGCTGGGGTGGACAACTGCTGCAACTCGCTGGCGTGCATACCGAAGAGTGGGGTTACTTTAAGCTCATTCACCTGGATGGCACACCGCTGACCCGCATCGACGGTATGATGATTATCGGCATGTTCGGGGGCTGTTTTGCCGCCGCGCTGTGGGCTAACAACGTTAAGTTGCGAATGCCTAAAAGCCGGATACGCGTTATGCAGGCGATTGTCGGCGGCATGATTGCCGGGTTCGGCGCCCGTCTGGCGATGGGGTGTAACCTGGCCGCTTTCTTTACCGGCATTCCACAGTTTTCGCTGCACGCCTGGTTTTTTGCTGTCGCCACGGCGATTGGCTCGTACTTTGGCGCTAAGTTTACCCTTCTGCCGCTGTTCCGCATTCCGGTCAAAATGGTGAAGGTCAGCGCTGCCTCGCCGCTGACGCAAAAGCCTTCGCAGGCGCGTCGTCGTTTTCGTCTCGGCATGCTGGTCTTTTTCGCCATGGTCGCCTGGGCGCTCTGTACGGCGCTCAACCAGCCTAAGCTGGGCCTGGCCATGCTGTTCGGTGTCGGTTTCGGCCTGCTGATAGAACGTGCGCAGATCTGCTTCACCTCGGCGTTTCGCGATATGTGGATCACCGGCCGTACGATGATGGCCAAAGCGATTATTGCGGGTATGGCGGTAAGCGCCATTGGCATCTTCAGCTATGTGCAGCTGGGTGTTGAGCCGAAAATCATGTGGGCTGGTCCGAACGCGGTGATTGGCGGCCTGCTGTTTGGCTTCGGAATTGTACTGGCTGGCGGGTGTGAAACCGGCTGGATGTACCGCGCAGTTGAAGGTCAGGTGCATTACTGGTGGGTAGGTCTGGGGAACGTTATCGGCTCAACCCTGCTGGCCTGGTACTGGGACGATTTGTCCCCGGTGCTGGCCACGAACTGGGACAAGGTGAATCTGCTCAGCACGTTTGGCCCGCTCGGCGGGCTGCTGGTGACCTACATCCTGCTGCTGGTCGCTTTTTTACTGGTTGTCGCGCAAGAGAAACGTTTCTTCCGCCGTGCCACGGTTAAACCTGAACCCCAGGAGAATGCAGCATGA
- the trpA gene encoding tryptophan synthase subunit alpha produces MERYDNAFAQLKSRQEGAFVPFVTLGDPGPEQSLKIIDALIEAGADALELGIPFSDPLADGPTIQNATLRAFAAGVTPTQCFEMLAAIRQKHPTIPIGLLMYANLVFNRGIDEFYAECARVGVDSVLVADVPVEESAPFRQAAMRHNVAPIFICPPNADDELLRQIASYGRGYTYLLSRAGVTGAENKAALPLHHLVEKLAEYHAAPPLQGFGISSPDQVTAAIDAKAAGAISGSAIVKIIEKNVDKPEQMLTELKAFVTAMKAATRKA; encoded by the coding sequence ATGGAACGCTATGATAACGCATTTGCACAACTGAAATCCCGCCAGGAAGGCGCGTTCGTTCCCTTCGTCACCCTGGGCGATCCGGGCCCGGAGCAGTCGCTAAAAATTATCGACGCCCTGATAGAAGCCGGTGCCGATGCGCTGGAGCTGGGGATCCCTTTCTCTGATCCTCTGGCGGATGGCCCGACCATTCAAAACGCCACCCTGCGTGCCTTTGCCGCGGGTGTGACTCCAACGCAGTGTTTTGAGATGCTGGCCGCGATCCGTCAGAAGCACCCGACCATTCCGATTGGCCTGCTGATGTATGCCAACCTGGTCTTTAACCGCGGAATCGACGAATTTTATGCCGAGTGCGCGCGGGTCGGCGTTGACTCCGTGCTGGTGGCCGACGTCCCGGTTGAAGAGTCTGCACCATTCCGCCAGGCGGCTATGCGTCACAACGTAGCGCCGATTTTCATCTGCCCGCCAAACGCGGATGACGAACTGCTGCGCCAGATTGCCTCTTACGGCCGGGGTTACACCTACCTGCTCTCCCGCGCGGGCGTGACGGGTGCAGAGAACAAAGCCGCGCTGCCGCTGCACCATCTGGTAGAAAAACTGGCTGAATACCACGCAGCACCTCCGCTGCAGGGATTCGGGATTTCATCCCCGGATCAGGTTACGGCGGCAATTGACGCAAAAGCGGCAGGCGCGATCTCCGGCTCTGCTATCGTCAAAATCATTGAGAAGAACGTGGACAAGCCCGAGCAGATGCTGACTGAACTCAAAGCATTTGTTACGGCGATGAAAGCCGCAACGCGTAAAGCATGA
- the trpB gene encoding tryptophan synthase subunit beta, translating into MTTLLNPYFGEFGGMYVPQILMPALRQLEEAFVSAQKDPAFQAEFTDLLKNYAGRPTALTKCRNLTAGTKTTLYLKREDLLHGGAHKTNQVLGQALLAKRMGKTEIIAETGAGQHGVASALASALLGLKCRIYMGAKDVERQSPNVFRMRLMGAEVIPVHSGSATLKDACNEALRDWSGSYETAHYMLGTAAGPHPFPTIVREFQRMIGEETKAQILEKEGRLPDAVIACVGGGSNAIGMFADFIDETRVGLIGVEPAGHGIETGEHGAPLKHGRVGIYFGMKAPMMQTDEGQIEESYSISAGLDFPSVGPQHAFLNSTGRADYVSITDDEALDAFKTLCRNEGIIPALESSHALAHALKMMKANPEKEQLLVVNLSGRGDKDIFTVHDILKARGEI; encoded by the coding sequence ATGACGACATTACTAAACCCGTATTTTGGTGAGTTCGGTGGAATGTACGTTCCGCAGATCCTGATGCCCGCGCTGCGCCAGCTGGAAGAAGCGTTTGTGAGCGCACAGAAAGACCCAGCGTTTCAGGCTGAATTTACTGACCTGCTGAAAAACTACGCGGGACGTCCAACGGCGTTGACCAAATGCCGTAACCTGACCGCTGGCACCAAAACCACGCTGTACCTCAAGCGTGAAGACCTGCTGCACGGTGGCGCGCATAAAACCAACCAGGTGTTAGGACAGGCGCTGCTGGCAAAACGGATGGGCAAAACCGAGATCATCGCCGAAACCGGTGCGGGTCAACACGGTGTGGCATCGGCACTGGCCAGCGCCCTGCTCGGCCTGAAATGCCGCATCTATATGGGAGCGAAAGACGTTGAGCGTCAGTCTCCAAACGTGTTCCGTATGCGTCTGATGGGTGCAGAAGTGATCCCGGTGCACAGTGGTTCAGCCACGCTGAAAGATGCCTGTAACGAAGCGCTGCGCGACTGGTCTGGCAGCTATGAAACCGCGCACTACATGCTTGGCACGGCCGCTGGCCCACACCCGTTCCCGACTATCGTGCGTGAATTCCAGCGCATGATTGGTGAAGAGACCAAAGCCCAGATCCTTGAAAAAGAAGGTCGTCTGCCGGATGCGGTGATCGCCTGCGTGGGCGGGGGATCAAACGCTATCGGGATGTTCGCTGATTTTATCGACGAAACCCGTGTTGGTCTGATTGGCGTGGAGCCTGCTGGTCACGGGATTGAAACCGGTGAGCACGGCGCACCGCTGAAACATGGCCGCGTGGGAATCTACTTCGGCATGAAAGCGCCGATGATGCAGACCGATGAGGGCCAGATTGAAGAGTCGTACTCTATCTCTGCCGGTCTGGACTTCCCGTCCGTCGGGCCACAGCATGCGTTCCTGAATAGCACCGGACGCGCGGACTACGTCTCCATTACCGATGACGAAGCGCTGGACGCGTTTAAGACGCTGTGTCGTAACGAAGGGATCATCCCGGCGCTGGAGTCCTCGCATGCCCTGGCGCACGCGCTGAAAATGATGAAAGCAAATCCGGAAAAAGAGCAACTGCTGGTCGTTAACCTTTCCGGTCGCGGTGACAAAGATATCTTCACCGTTCACGATATTCTGAAAGCACGAGGGGAAATCTGA
- the trpCF gene encoding bifunctional indole-3-glycerol-phosphate synthase TrpC/phosphoribosylanthranilate isomerase TrpF: MQTVLAKIVADKAIWVEARKAQQPLASFQNDVVPSSRRFYDALQGARTAFILECKKASPSKGVIREDFDPARIAGIYKHHASAISVLTDEKYFQGSFDFLPVVSGIAPQPILCKDFIIDPYQIWLARFYQADACLLMLSVLDDEQYRQLAAVAHSLNMGVLTEVSNEEELERAIALQAKVVGINNRDLRDLSIDLNRTRQLAPRLGSGVTVISESGINSYAQVRELSHFANGFLIGSAMMAHDDLNAAVRRVLLGENKVCGLTREQDAQAAYEAGAIYGGLIFVDSSPRVVSDEQARKVIAAAPLSYVGVFRNADIADVAAKAEALSLSAVQLHGDEDQAYIDALRDVLAPQVQIWKAQSVGSVLPARNLNHVDKYVLDNGQGGTGQRFDWSLLNGEVLDNVLLAGGLSPDNCVEAAKTGCAGLDFNSGVESQPGIKDASKLASVFKTLRAY; encoded by the coding sequence ATGCAGACCGTTTTAGCGAAAATCGTTGCCGATAAGGCCATCTGGGTGGAAGCCCGCAAAGCGCAGCAACCGCTTGCCAGTTTTCAGAACGACGTCGTCCCAAGCAGCCGTCGTTTCTATGATGCCCTGCAGGGCGCGCGCACCGCATTTATTCTTGAGTGCAAAAAAGCGTCCCCATCGAAAGGCGTTATCCGCGAGGATTTCGATCCGGCGCGTATTGCCGGCATTTATAAGCATCATGCGTCCGCGATCTCCGTGCTGACGGATGAGAAATATTTCCAGGGCAGCTTTGATTTTCTGCCTGTGGTCAGCGGCATCGCGCCGCAACCGATTCTGTGCAAAGACTTTATTATCGACCCGTATCAGATCTGGCTGGCGCGTTTTTACCAGGCTGACGCCTGCCTGCTGATGCTCTCAGTGCTCGACGATGAGCAGTATCGCCAGCTGGCTGCGGTAGCACACAGCCTCAACATGGGCGTGCTGACCGAGGTGAGCAACGAAGAGGAGCTGGAGCGCGCTATTGCACTGCAGGCCAAAGTGGTTGGGATCAATAACCGCGATCTGCGCGATCTGTCAATTGACCTGAACCGTACGCGCCAGCTGGCACCGCGTCTGGGTTCTGGCGTGACCGTTATCAGTGAATCCGGGATAAACAGCTACGCCCAGGTGCGCGAACTGAGCCACTTCGCCAACGGTTTCCTGATTGGCTCCGCGATGATGGCACATGACGATCTCAATGCCGCTGTGCGTCGCGTGCTGTTGGGTGAAAACAAAGTGTGCGGCTTAACCCGCGAACAGGATGCCCAGGCCGCTTATGAGGCGGGGGCTATTTACGGCGGGCTGATCTTTGTGGACTCCTCTCCTCGTGTTGTGAGCGATGAGCAGGCACGCAAGGTGATCGCGGCCGCCCCACTCAGCTATGTGGGCGTCTTCCGTAACGCTGATATTGCTGACGTGGCGGCAAAAGCCGAAGCGTTATCCCTGAGCGCAGTACAGTTGCACGGTGATGAAGATCAGGCGTACATCGATGCCCTGCGTGACGTGCTGGCTCCTCAGGTTCAGATCTGGAAAGCGCAGAGCGTCGGCAGTGTCCTCCCCGCGCGTAACCTGAATCATGTTGATAAATACGTGCTCGATAACGGCCAGGGCGGTACAGGCCAGCGTTTTGACTGGTCACTGCTGAACGGTGAAGTGCTGGACAATGTCCTGCTGGCGGGTGGACTTAGCCCGGATAACTGTGTGGAAGCAGCCAAAACCGGCTGCGCAGGCCTCGATTTCAATTCAGGCGTAGAGTCGCAACCGGGCATCAAAGATGCCAGTAAGCTGGCCTCGGTATTCAAAACTCTGCGTGCATATTAA
- the trpD gene encoding bifunctional anthranilate synthase glutamate amidotransferase component TrpG/anthranilate phosphoribosyltransferase TrpD, which translates to MADILLLDNIDSFTYNLADQLRANGHNVVIYRNHVPAQTLIDRLATMQNPVLMLSPGPGAPSEAGCMPELLTRMRGKLPIIGICLGHQAIVEAYGGYVGQAGEILHGKASSIEHDGQAMFAGLPNPLPVARYHSLVGSNIPAGLTINASFEGMVMAVRHDADRVCGMQFHPESILTTHGARLLEQTLDWALQKLEQTNTLQPILEKLYQAQTLSQQESHQLFSAVVRGELKPEQLAAALVSMKVRGESPQEIAGAATALLENAAPFPRPDYQFADIVGTGGDGSNSINISTASAFVAAACGLKVAKHGNRSVSSRSGSSDLLAAFGINLDMNAERSREALDDLGVCFLFAPKYHTGFRHAMPVRQQLKTRTLFNVLGPLINPAHPPLALIGVYSPELVLPIAETLRVLGYQRAAVVHSGGMDEVSLHAPTLVAELRDGEILSYQLEAADFGLTPYHQEALAGGTPEENRDILTRLLQGKGEVAHEAAVAANVAMLMRLHGEEDLKANAQKVLDVLRSGAAYDRVTALAARG; encoded by the coding sequence ATGGCTGACATTCTGCTGCTCGATAACATCGACTCTTTTACCTATAACCTGGCAGATCAGCTGCGTGCGAATGGTCATAACGTCGTTATCTATCGTAACCATGTTCCGGCACAGACGCTGATAGACCGTCTGGCAACCATGCAAAACCCGGTGCTGATGCTCTCCCCTGGCCCCGGCGCCCCCAGCGAAGCAGGCTGTATGCCGGAGCTGCTGACCCGTATGCGCGGTAAACTGCCGATTATCGGCATCTGCCTGGGTCACCAGGCGATAGTGGAAGCCTATGGCGGCTACGTGGGTCAGGCAGGCGAAATTCTGCATGGCAAAGCCTCCAGCATTGAACATGACGGCCAGGCGATGTTTGCTGGGCTGCCTAATCCACTGCCGGTTGCGCGTTACCACTCGCTGGTAGGCAGTAACATCCCTGCCGGCCTGACCATTAACGCCTCGTTTGAAGGGATGGTGATGGCCGTGCGCCACGATGCGGATCGCGTCTGCGGCATGCAGTTCCATCCGGAGTCGATTCTCACGACCCACGGCGCGCGTCTGCTGGAGCAGACGCTGGACTGGGCGTTGCAGAAACTGGAGCAGACCAACACGCTGCAACCGATTCTTGAAAAACTGTATCAGGCGCAGACCCTGAGCCAGCAGGAGAGCCACCAGCTCTTCTCCGCCGTGGTTCGCGGTGAGCTGAAACCTGAACAGCTGGCGGCCGCGCTGGTAAGCATGAAAGTGCGTGGCGAAAGCCCGCAAGAAATTGCCGGTGCCGCCACGGCCCTGCTCGAAAATGCCGCCCCCTTCCCACGCCCGGATTATCAGTTCGCGGATATCGTCGGCACCGGGGGAGATGGCAGCAACAGCATCAATATCTCCACCGCCAGCGCCTTCGTGGCAGCAGCGTGTGGCCTGAAAGTGGCGAAACACGGTAACCGCAGCGTCTCCAGCCGCTCGGGGTCATCCGATTTGCTGGCTGCCTTCGGTATTAACCTGGATATGAACGCCGAACGCTCCCGTGAAGCGCTGGACGATTTGGGCGTCTGCTTCCTGTTTGCGCCGAAGTATCACACTGGTTTCCGCCACGCGATGCCGGTTCGCCAGCAGCTTAAAACGCGCACGCTGTTTAACGTGCTGGGGCCACTGATCAACCCGGCTCATCCGCCGCTGGCACTGATCGGCGTTTACAGCCCGGAGCTGGTCCTGCCGATTGCAGAAACCCTGCGCGTGCTCGGTTATCAGCGCGCGGCAGTGGTTCACAGCGGGGGGATGGATGAAGTGTCGCTTCACGCGCCAACCCTGGTCGCGGAACTGCGCGACGGCGAGATCCTGAGCTACCAGCTTGAAGCCGCTGACTTTGGTTTAACGCCATATCACCAGGAGGCACTGGCAGGCGGCACGCCAGAAGAAAACCGTGACATTCTCACGCGCTTATTACAAGGTAAGGGAGAGGTCGCCCATGAGGCTGCCGTGGCAGCCAACGTCGCCATGCTGATGCGATTGCACGGCGAGGAGGACCTCAAAGCCAACGCACAAAAAGTTCTGGACGTACTGCGCTCTGGTGCAGCTTACGATCGCGTTACCGCACTTGCGGCAAGAGGGTAA
- a CDS encoding anthranilate synthase component 1, with product MQTAKPHLELLTSEAAYCHNPTALFHQVCGARPATLLLESADIDSKDDLKSLLLVDSALRITALGDTVTIRALSDNGAALLPLLDASLPAGIQNEHHPEMRVLHFPPVSQLLDEDARLCSLSVFDAFRLLQNLVTVPEDEREAMFFGGLFAYDLVAGFEDLPEIEQGNRCPDYCFYLAETLLVIDHQKKYTRIQASLFTPSATEKKRLEQRIAQLQLQMTEAPPELPVQRVEKMTCDVNQSDDQYGAVVRQMQKAIRAGEIFQVVPSRRFSLPCPSPLAAYEVLKKSNPSPYMFFMQDNDFTLFGASPESSLKYDATSRQIEIYPIAGTRPRGRRADGTLDRDLDSRIELEMRTDHKELSEHLMLVDLARNDLARICTPGSRYVADLTKVDRYSFVMHLVSRVVGELRSDLDVLHAYRACMNMGTLSGAPKVRAMQLIAAAEGRRRGSYGGAVGYFTAHGDLDTCIVIRSAYVEDGIATVQAGAGIVLDSVPQSEADETRSKARAVLRAIATAHHAQEIF from the coding sequence ATGCAAACAGCCAAACCACACCTCGAATTGCTGACCAGCGAGGCGGCCTATTGCCACAACCCAACCGCGCTGTTTCATCAGGTCTGCGGTGCGCGTCCAGCCACGTTGTTGCTGGAGTCCGCTGATATCGACAGCAAAGACGATCTCAAGAGCCTGCTGTTGGTCGACAGCGCACTGCGCATTACCGCGCTAGGTGACACTGTCACTATCAGGGCGTTGTCAGACAACGGTGCGGCCCTGCTGCCATTGCTGGATGCGAGCCTGCCTGCTGGTATCCAGAATGAACACCATCCGGAAATGCGGGTTCTGCACTTCCCGCCGGTGAGCCAGTTGCTGGACGAAGACGCGCGCCTTTGCTCTCTTTCCGTTTTTGATGCCTTCCGCCTGCTGCAAAATCTGGTCACCGTGCCGGAAGACGAGCGCGAAGCAATGTTCTTCGGCGGGCTGTTTGCCTACGACCTGGTAGCCGGCTTCGAAGATTTACCGGAGATCGAACAGGGTAACCGCTGCCCGGACTACTGCTTCTATCTGGCCGAAACCTTACTGGTGATCGACCACCAGAAAAAATACACCCGTATTCAGGCAAGCCTCTTCACGCCATCAGCAACGGAGAAAAAACGTCTTGAGCAGCGTATTGCGCAGTTACAGCTGCAAATGACTGAAGCGCCGCCTGAGTTGCCTGTACAGCGCGTCGAGAAGATGACCTGCGATGTTAATCAGAGCGACGATCAGTACGGTGCCGTGGTTCGCCAGATGCAAAAAGCGATTCGCGCCGGAGAAATTTTCCAGGTGGTTCCGTCCCGTCGTTTCTCTCTGCCCTGCCCGTCGCCGCTGGCGGCCTATGAGGTGTTGAAAAAGAGCAACCCAAGCCCGTACATGTTCTTTATGCAGGACAACGATTTCACCCTGTTTGGTGCGTCGCCAGAAAGCTCACTGAAATATGACGCTACCAGCCGCCAGATTGAGATCTACCCGATTGCCGGAACCCGTCCACGCGGCCGTCGCGCCGATGGAACACTGGATCGCGATCTCGACAGCCGTATCGAGCTGGAGATGCGTACCGACCATAAAGAGCTCTCCGAGCATCTGATGCTGGTAGACCTGGCCCGTAACGACCTGGCACGCATTTGTACCCCAGGGAGCCGCTACGTGGCGGATTTAACCAAAGTTGATCGTTACTCGTTTGTCATGCATCTGGTGTCCCGCGTGGTGGGCGAACTGCGCAGCGACCTCGACGTGCTCCACGCCTACCGCGCCTGTATGAACATGGGTACGCTGAGCGGCGCGCCGAAAGTCCGTGCTATGCAACTGATTGCTGCAGCTGAAGGACGCCGTCGCGGAAGCTACGGCGGTGCAGTGGGATATTTCACCGCCCACGGCGATCTGGATACCTGCATTGTGATCCGCTCCGCCTACGTCGAAGACGGTATCGCCACCGTGCAGGCGGGCGCAGGCATTGTTCTTGATTCTGTTCCGCAGTCTGAAGCTGACGAAACCCGCAGTAAAGCCCGCGCGGTATTGCGCGCCATTGCTACCGCACATCACGCACAGGAGATTTTCTGA
- the trpL gene encoding trp operon leader peptide has product MTAHFTLHGWWRTS; this is encoded by the coding sequence ATGACTGCACATTTCACTCTGCACGGTTGGTGGCGCACTTCCTGA
- the rnm gene encoding RNase AM encodes MSDTTYAVIYDLHSHTQASDGLLTPEALVHRAVEMRVGTLAITDHDTTDAIPAARAEIARSGLALNLVPGVEISTVWENHEIHIVGLNIDIDHPVMCAFLQEQKTRRNQRAAMIGERLEKAHIPGALEGAQKLANGGAVTRGHFARFLVDAGKATTIADVFKRYLARGKTGYVPPQWCTIKQAIDVIHHSGGKAVLAHPGRYNLSAKWLKRLLAHFAECGGEAMEVAQCQQAPNERSQLATYARQFGLLASQGSDFHQPCAWIELGRKLWLPAGVDPVWQLWEQPQQLEEREV; translated from the coding sequence TTGAGCGATACCACCTACGCCGTAATTTATGATTTACACAGCCATACCCAGGCTTCTGATGGTCTGCTGACGCCCGAAGCGTTGGTTCATCGTGCCGTTGAGATGCGTGTCGGCACGCTGGCCATAACCGATCACGATACAACCGATGCGATTCCGGCTGCGCGCGCTGAGATTGCCCGCAGCGGTCTGGCGCTCAATCTGGTTCCCGGCGTCGAGATATCGACCGTCTGGGAGAATCACGAAATTCATATTGTTGGCCTGAATATCGATATAGACCATCCGGTAATGTGTGCGTTTTTGCAAGAACAAAAAACGCGCCGCAACCAGCGTGCAGCAATGATCGGTGAGCGTCTTGAAAAGGCGCATATTCCGGGCGCACTTGAAGGTGCGCAAAAGCTGGCGAACGGTGGTGCGGTGACGCGCGGCCATTTTGCCCGTTTTCTGGTGGACGCGGGCAAGGCGACGACGATAGCGGATGTCTTTAAACGCTATCTGGCTCGCGGGAAAACCGGATACGTTCCGCCACAGTGGTGTACAATAAAACAAGCTATTGATGTGATTCATCATTCTGGCGGTAAGGCCGTGCTGGCCCATCCGGGGCGGTATAATCTTTCTGCTAAATGGCTGAAAAGACTGCTGGCGCATTTTGCCGAATGCGGTGGCGAGGCGATGGAAGTCGCCCAGTGTCAGCAGGCGCCCAACGAGCGTTCGCAGCTTGCGACCTACGCGCGTCAGTTCGGTTTGCTGGCGTCACAAGGCTCAGATTTTCATCAGCCCTGTGCGTGGATCGAACTGGGACGTAAGCTCTGGCTACCCGCAGGCGTCGATCCTGTCTGGCAGCTCTGGGAACAGCCACAGCAACTTGAAGAGAGGGAAGTATGA
- a CDS encoding L-threonylcarbamoyladenylate synthase produces MSQFFYIHPDNPQPRLINQAVEIVRKGGVIVYPTDSGYALGCKIEDKGAMERICRIRQLPDGHNFTLMCRDLSELSTYAYVDNVAFRLIKNNTPGNYTFILKGTKEVPRRLLQEKRKTIGMRVPSNPIAQALLETLGEPMLSTSLMLPGSEFTESDPEEIKDRLEKVVELIIHGGYLGQQPTTVVDLTEDAPEVIREGVGDVKPFL; encoded by the coding sequence ATGAGTCAGTTTTTCTATATTCATCCGGATAACCCGCAGCCGCGTCTGATTAATCAGGCCGTGGAGATCGTGCGAAAAGGTGGCGTTATCGTCTACCCGACCGATTCGGGTTACGCTCTGGGCTGCAAGATTGAAGATAAAGGGGCGATGGAGCGTATTTGCCGCATTCGCCAGTTGCCGGACGGCCACAACTTTACCCTGATGTGTCGCGACCTGTCCGAATTGTCGACCTATGCTTATGTTGATAACGTGGCATTTCGTCTGATTAAAAATAACACGCCGGGCAACTACACCTTCATCCTGAAAGGGACTAAGGAAGTTCCACGCCGTCTGTTGCAGGAAAAGCGCAAAACCATCGGGATGCGCGTACCCTCTAACCCGATTGCCCAGGCCTTGCTGGAAACCCTTGGCGAGCCGATGCTCTCGACCTCGCTGATGCTGCCCGGCAGTGAATTCACCGAGTCCGATCCGGAAGAGATTAAAGATCGTCTGGAGAAGGTGGTTGAACTGATTATTCACGGTGGCTATCTTGGCCAACAGCCGACCACAGTGGTCGACTTAACTGAAGATGCACCGGAAGTGATTCGTGAAGGTGTGGGTGATGTTAAGCCTTTCTTGTAA
- the rluB gene encoding 23S rRNA pseudouridine(2605) synthase RluB, producing MSEKLQKVLARAGHGSRREIEAIIEAGRVSVDGKIATLGDRVEIVPGLKIRIDGHLISVKESAEQICRVLAYYKPEGELCTRNDPEGRPTVFDRLPKLRGARWIAVGRLDVNTCGLLLFTTDGELANRLMHPSREVEREYAVRVFGQVDENKLRDLSRGVQLEDGPAAFKTIKFTGGEGINQWYNVTLTEGRNREVRRLWEAVGVQVSRLIRVRYGDILLPKGLPRGGYTELDLTQTNYLRELVGLTPETTSKVAVEKDRRRMKANQIRRAVKRHSQVSNNRRAGSRNNNG from the coding sequence ATGAGCGAGAAGTTACAGAAAGTGCTGGCGCGTGCCGGCCACGGCTCACGCCGTGAAATCGAAGCCATTATTGAAGCCGGCCGCGTGAGTGTGGACGGTAAAATCGCCACGCTGGGTGACCGCGTAGAAATCGTTCCGGGGCTTAAGATCCGTATCGACGGTCATCTTATCTCGGTCAAAGAATCTGCTGAACAGATCTGCCGCGTGCTCGCGTACTACAAGCCGGAAGGTGAGCTGTGTACGCGTAACGACCCTGAAGGGCGTCCGACGGTATTTGACCGTCTGCCTAAACTGCGTGGCGCACGCTGGATTGCCGTTGGCCGTCTGGATGTGAACACCTGCGGTCTGCTGTTGTTCACGACGGATGGTGAGCTGGCAAACCGTCTGATGCACCCAAGCCGTGAAGTGGAACGCGAATACGCCGTGCGCGTGTTTGGCCAGGTTGATGAGAACAAACTGCGCGACCTGTCGCGTGGCGTCCAACTGGAAGACGGCCCTGCGGCGTTCAAAACGATCAAATTTACCGGCGGCGAAGGCATCAACCAGTGGTACAACGTCACCCTGACCGAAGGCCGTAACCGTGAGGTACGTCGTCTGTGGGAAGCGGTGGGGGTGCAGGTTAGCCGTCTGATCCGTGTTCGCTATGGCGACATTCTGCTGCCAAAAGGTTTACCACGCGGTGGGTATACCGAACTGGACCTGACCCAGACCAACTACTTGCGTGAGCTGGTTGGCCTGACGCCAGAAACCACCTCAAAAGTGGCGGTAGAGAAAGATCGTCGTCGCATGAAGGCGAACCAGATCCGCCGTGCGGTGAAACGTCACAGCCAGGTGAGCAACAATCGCCGCGCTGGCAGCCGTAATAACAACGGTTAA